Proteins encoded by one window of Bacteroidota bacterium:
- a CDS encoding leucyl aminopeptidase, giving the protein MVPFNTASIKKTTQNSRKNPVLILASKNADWAKLGFNAQEIVYIKTKIKDEQELIVLNAISEIVYIRTIIESKDKPQHYINEQYRKTGNTLCGLLNAEKIATITLSGAKQDASSLLCIAEGLALSSYQFLKYKSTKKVNSLKLIEILCDGITDNDIEELNSIIESTCIARTLVNEPQNFLTATELSKQISEMGKKAGFKVEVFNKAKIKSLKMGGLLAVNLGSQLPPTFTVMEYKPRGAKNKKPLILVGKGVVYDTGGLSLKPTPNGMDTMKCDMAGAAAVASTIYGIAKMNLPYYVIGLVPATDNRPGENAYVPGDVITMMSGHTVEMLNADAEGRMILADALHYAKKYKPQLVIDLATLTGAAAAAIGQYGIVAMGTATEEQKNKLKASGENVYERLVELPFWDEYKDLLKSDLADMKNIGGPVAGAITAGKFLEYYIDYPWMHFDIAGSAYTSSNDNYRGKNGTGSGVRLLIDFIKSGLK; this is encoded by the coding sequence ATGGTTCCATTTAATACCGCGTCAATAAAAAAAACGACACAAAACAGTCGTAAAAATCCCGTTCTTATCTTAGCAAGCAAAAATGCTGATTGGGCTAAATTGGGTTTCAATGCACAAGAGATTGTATATATAAAAACGAAGATTAAAGATGAACAGGAGTTGATAGTTTTGAATGCGATTTCCGAAATTGTATATATTAGAACTATTATAGAAAGTAAAGACAAACCACAACATTATATAAACGAACAATATCGCAAAACTGGCAATACACTTTGTGGTTTACTCAACGCTGAGAAAATAGCTACCATTACTTTGAGCGGTGCTAAACAAGATGCTTCTTCTTTGCTATGTATTGCAGAGGGATTGGCTTTGAGTAGCTATCAGTTTTTGAAATATAAAAGCACAAAAAAAGTAAATTCGCTTAAATTAATTGAAATACTGTGCGATGGTATTACCGATAATGATATCGAAGAACTAAATTCAATTATTGAATCAACTTGTATTGCTCGCACTTTAGTAAATGAACCTCAAAACTTTCTTACCGCCACTGAGCTTTCAAAGCAAATTTCGGAGATGGGAAAGAAGGCAGGTTTTAAAGTAGAAGTATTCAATAAGGCAAAAATAAAAAGTTTGAAAATGGGCGGTTTGCTTGCTGTAAATTTAGGTAGCCAATTACCTCCTACATTTACCGTGATGGAATACAAACCCCGTGGTGCTAAAAACAAAAAACCGTTAATATTAGTAGGCAAAGGTGTGGTATATGATACTGGCGGACTTAGCTTAAAGCCAACACCCAATGGTATGGACACCATGAAGTGTGATATGGCAGGTGCGGCAGCAGTAGCCTCAACCATATATGGAATTGCTAAAATGAATCTTCCGTACTATGTTATAGGTTTGGTTCCTGCTACCGACAATCGTCCTGGTGAAAATGCATATGTTCCAGGAGATGTTATCACGATGATGAGCGGACATACTGTTGAGATGCTGAATGCTGATGCGGAAGGACGCATGATACTTGCCGATGCTTTGCATTATGCCAAGAAATATAAACCACAATTGGTAATAGATCTTGCCACACTTACGGGTGCAGCCGCAGCGGCCATTGGTCAGTATGGTATTGTAGCTATGGGTACTGCCACCGAAGAACAAAAAAACAAACTAAAAGCCAGTGGTGAAAATGTATATGAACGCTTGGTTGAATTACCATTTTGGGATGAATATAAAGACTTGCTGAAATCGGATTTAGCAGATATGAAAAACATTGGAGGCCCAGTTGCTGGTGCCATAACTGCAGGCAAATTTTTAGAGTACTATATAGATTACCCATGGATGCACTTTGATATAGCTGGATCCGCCTATACTTCATCGAACGATAATTATCGTGGCAAGAATGGAACTGGAAGCGGTGTGCGTTTACTTATAGATTTTATTAAAAGCGGATTAAAATAA
- a CDS encoding NAD(P)H-hydrate dehydratase: MKLFTADQIRAWDKYTIEHEPIASHLLMERAAEKCVHWLFANIPHSKKYHIICGKGNNGGDGLVIAKILNMMNFSVELYIVEHATNASPDFEFWFKDLSKNIAVKHISDNNANWPIFDKDAILIDAIFGSGLSTPLEGWIADFIIHLNKQKANKISIDIPSGLPADLCDTSLYKGAIIKADITLTFQIPKLSFLLPDTGNFANHFEVLDIGLDKVYEKEIATNYHYITISDIKPIIKHHQKFEHKGTRGHALLICGSLGMTGAAILSAKSCLLSGAGLCSVHLPDTERLALHAALPEALWLEMLDSNIEKYNSIACGCGIGQHEYATTLVDWALQQNIPTVFDADALNIIAQQHWLKRLTPNTIITPHVKEFERLCNSNSPRRTTGKQRLELQIQMAKGYHIIIVLKGAHTSIALPDGTIYFNSTGNPILATGGSGDVLTGMIAANLTQGYTPSDAAMAAVFTHGLAADELAKEKEYILSGEVAEKIPYVLKRLL; this comes from the coding sequence ATGAAGCTTTTCACTGCAGACCAAATAAGAGCTTGGGACAAATATACCATCGAGCACGAGCCTATTGCTTCTCATTTATTGATGGAAAGGGCAGCCGAAAAATGTGTACACTGGTTGTTTGCAAATATCCCCCATTCAAAAAAATATCATATAATTTGTGGCAAAGGAAATAATGGTGGCGATGGTTTGGTGATCGCCAAAATTCTGAATATGATGAATTTTTCGGTAGAACTATATATAGTAGAACATGCCACAAATGCATCCCCCGATTTTGAATTTTGGTTTAAAGATTTGTCTAAAAATATTGCAGTAAAACATATATCAGATAATAATGCCAATTGGCCAATTTTCGATAAAGATGCTATTTTAATAGATGCCATCTTCGGCTCAGGACTATCAACGCCCTTGGAAGGTTGGATAGCAGATTTTATAATACATTTAAACAAACAAAAAGCAAATAAAATTTCAATTGATATTCCTAGCGGTTTGCCAGCAGATTTGTGTGATACTTCATTATATAAAGGTGCCATAATAAAAGCAGATATTACCCTCACATTTCAAATCCCAAAATTATCTTTTCTCCTTCCTGATACAGGAAATTTTGCCAACCATTTTGAAGTGTTGGACATCGGTTTGGATAAAGTCTATGAAAAAGAAATTGCTACCAATTATCATTATATAACAATTAGTGATATAAAACCCATTATCAAACACCATCAGAAATTTGAACATAAAGGAACCCGTGGCCACGCATTATTAATTTGCGGCTCACTCGGTATGACGGGTGCTGCGATACTCTCTGCAAAATCGTGCTTGCTCAGTGGTGCAGGTTTATGCAGCGTGCATTTGCCCGATACCGAAAGGCTTGCACTTCACGCTGCATTGCCCGAAGCATTGTGGCTAGAAATGTTAGATTCCAATATAGAAAAATATAATTCAATAGCTTGTGGTTGTGGCATTGGTCAACATGAATATGCAACAACACTTGTTGATTGGGCACTACAACAAAACATTCCAACTGTATTTGATGCCGATGCATTAAATATAATAGCACAACAACATTGGTTAAAAAGATTAACACCCAATACTATTATAACACCACACGTAAAAGAATTTGAAAGATTGTGTAATAGCAATTCGCCGCGGCGAACAACAGGAAAACAAAGGCTCGAGCTGCAAATACAAATGGCGAAAGGCTATCATATTATAATAGTTTTAAAAGGAGCTCATACTTCTATTGCCCTACCCGATGGAACTATATATTTTAACAGTACAGGAAATCCAATTTTAGCCACGGGAGGAAGTGGTGATGTATTAACTGGAATGATAGCTGCTAATCTCACACAAGGCTATACACCTTCGGATGCAGCAATGGCGGCAGTTTTCACCCACGGCTTGGCCGCTGATGAATTAGCTAAAGAAAAGGAATATATATTGTCTGGTGAGGTGGCAGAGAAAATTCCGTATGTATTGAAAAGGTTACTATAA
- a CDS encoding DUF1186 domain-containing protein, which yields MTDQYIKSGYHITTDPDFQNERYGNVPELRAQFGTLYFEAQDKHDKKIIDKLTNLIFKHPSSPQLKNFLSAAYSFQGKYKAALEVNQRILAEHPDYLFGKLNLANEYIQNREPEKVPSILGETMELKALYPDRELFHLAEVTGFLKTAIRYYTEIEDLEAAEIRLNFLEDIAPYHPDTVSAKEFLVPLLLKKPAGLWDEDEKNDITPLFETIELPMQTIESPVFNHPAINDLYKYGLKISPEILKEIVDLPRETLIEDLEKVLLDAEKRFEYFADMEWEDETHHFPFHAVFLLNEIHAVESFPRVILFLQNDRDFTEFWFGDHSTETLWRCFFGLGFTQLEFLKQLLLKQGVDTFIKALASEALCQIAYHYPEKRAEVVNIFGQVFSKSNEAHKEDNLIDSLFLGLTIGDVIRFGMLELLPAIKPLYEKNYVAIRVNGTYDELVKQTAGQSFRESYDTGQEIYGIVDLYAHILTTWPEYNGDEDFFDDDDEEEDDGVWAGIDSNYKFPPVKPNVPVLRAEPKVGRNDPCPCGSGKKYKKCCGGNL from the coding sequence ATGACAGACCAATATATAAAAAGTGGTTACCACATCACCACCGATCCTGATTTTCAAAATGAACGATATGGGAATGTGCCCGAATTGAGAGCACAGTTTGGTACCTTGTACTTTGAAGCTCAAGATAAGCATGATAAAAAGATAATTGATAAACTCACTAACCTTATATTTAAGCATCCCAGTTCCCCGCAGCTTAAGAATTTTTTGTCTGCTGCATATAGCTTTCAAGGTAAATATAAGGCAGCCCTTGAAGTAAACCAAAGGATACTTGCCGAACACCCTGATTATTTATTTGGGAAACTAAATTTAGCCAATGAGTATATACAAAATAGGGAACCTGAAAAGGTGCCTTCTATATTGGGGGAAACTATGGAATTAAAGGCCTTGTACCCTGATAGGGAATTATTCCACCTAGCTGAGGTAACAGGCTTTTTAAAGACAGCAATAAGGTATTATACAGAAATTGAAGATTTGGAGGCTGCCGAAATTCGCTTAAATTTTTTGGAAGATATTGCACCATATCACCCAGATACTGTTTCTGCAAAAGAATTCTTGGTCCCTTTGCTGTTAAAAAAGCCAGCAGGGCTTTGGGATGAAGACGAGAAAAACGATATAACGCCATTGTTTGAAACTATTGAACTACCTATGCAAACCATAGAGTCGCCTGTATTTAATCACCCCGCTATCAATGATTTATATAAATACGGTCTTAAGATTTCGCCAGAAATATTAAAAGAAATAGTAGACTTACCTCGTGAAACCTTGATTGAAGATTTAGAGAAAGTGCTACTGGATGCAGAAAAAAGATTTGAATATTTTGCTGACATGGAATGGGAAGATGAAACACATCATTTCCCCTTCCATGCTGTATTTTTATTGAATGAAATTCATGCAGTTGAAAGTTTCCCCCGAGTTATATTATTTCTGCAGAATGACAGGGATTTTACAGAATTTTGGTTTGGCGACCACAGTACAGAAACTTTATGGAGGTGTTTCTTTGGCTTGGGTTTTACACAACTTGAATTTTTAAAACAATTGCTTTTAAAACAGGGCGTTGATACATTTATAAAAGCATTAGCCTCAGAAGCACTGTGTCAAATAGCTTATCACTATCCCGAGAAACGAGCTGAAGTAGTAAATATATTTGGTCAGGTATTCAGTAAATCCAATGAAGCTCATAAAGAAGACAACCTAATTGATTCGCTTTTTTTGGGTTTAACTATTGGCGATGTAATTCGATTTGGGATGTTGGAATTGCTCCCTGCTATAAAACCACTTTATGAGAAAAACTATGTTGCAATTAGAGTAAATGGCACTTATGATGAACTTGTAAAACAAACGGCGGGGCAATCCTTCAGAGAGAGTTATGATACTGGTCAAGAAATATACGGAATCGTAGATTTGTATGCCCATATTTTAACTACTTGGCCTGAATATAATGGGGATGAGGATTTTTTTGATGACGATGATGAAGAAGAAGATGATGGTGTATGGGCTGGAATTGATTCTAATTATAAATTCCCTCCGGTTAAACCCAATGTACCTGTGTTAAGGGCCGAACCAAAAGTTGGAAGAAACGATCCTTGCCCTTGTGGAAGCGGTAAAAAATATAAAAAATGTTGTGGAGGGAATTTATAA
- a CDS encoding YCF48-related protein yields the protein MKHEQIKKLIIAVALFINISAFAQFTAITPTGGCASGDLYSVYMKDANISYLAGYNCIVKTSNGGNTLTNVGSGVNTPSDYSWGNSDTAYFANGDNIVYTYNAGNQWSYFQHQQSGLASDVHAFSGSYFIMVCSDGNIYETMDGGTTFNALTSGTTSNLNSLHFVSSSLGFACGDDGVIVKTSDGGQNWSKLTSGTTEVLKYIWFADKNNGFACGDVGTIIKTTDGGANWSNIGSGVNTQLNCIKNAGNSTSTYYACGDGGTILKSTDGGSNWTKLTLTNVSDILEKLYFVDSTIGFCVGLNYTILKMDPCPTAKYKIDQSTICTGSQTTMTNLSSGSSNTYSWRINGMEFSTATNAQYTFNTTGTYALTLYAKSAVKACDDSSSQTVTVLDAPAKPTISGLTTLCQSGGTITLLSSATNNQWTDGSGADINGETNPSFVVSTAGTYRVKAVNANTCYTISDAITITSVPGKPVPNFSATATANNISISNTTSNGDWYGWYISDVGTTANYKLISSIANPTAYMVTQGAGTYSLKLVCSNGCGSDSMVKSVSTTSGINGAELQASIDVYPNPANNVLNIKTQLGEKTVLTLCDITGKIVSTKTINPNTQETMNIESLDKGVYMLYFQSGDRRMVQKLVKE from the coding sequence ATGAAACACGAACAAATTAAAAAATTAATCATTGCAGTTGCCTTATTCATTAACATAAGTGCATTTGCTCAGTTTACAGCTATCACTCCCACAGGTGGTTGTGCTAGCGGCGATCTTTACTCAGTTTACATGAAGGATGCAAACATTAGTTACCTGGCAGGATACAACTGCATTGTCAAAACCAGTAATGGAGGAAACACGCTAACTAATGTAGGTTCAGGCGTAAACACACCTTCCGATTACAGTTGGGGTAATTCCGATACAGCTTATTTTGCTAATGGAGACAATATAGTATACACTTACAATGCAGGTAATCAATGGTCCTATTTCCAACATCAACAATCCGGCTTGGCCAGTGATGTGCACGCTTTTTCTGGTTCGTATTTCATTATGGTTTGTAGCGATGGAAACATATATGAAACTATGGACGGCGGTACCACCTTTAATGCACTTACATCGGGCACTACTTCTAACCTTAACTCCTTGCATTTTGTAAGCAGTAGTTTGGGATTTGCCTGTGGCGATGATGGTGTTATTGTTAAAACCAGCGATGGTGGCCAAAACTGGAGCAAGCTAACTTCGGGTACTACTGAGGTTTTGAAATATATTTGGTTTGCCGATAAAAATAATGGATTTGCCTGTGGTGATGTAGGTACTATAATTAAAACCACCGATGGAGGAGCCAATTGGTCTAATATAGGAAGTGGGGTTAATACCCAATTGAACTGTATTAAAAATGCAGGTAACTCTACCTCTACATACTATGCTTGTGGCGATGGCGGCACTATTCTGAAATCGACCGACGGCGGTAGTAACTGGACCAAACTTACATTGACCAATGTTTCTGATATTTTAGAAAAACTATATTTTGTAGATTCTACTATAGGGTTTTGTGTGGGGTTGAATTATACCATTCTCAAAATGGATCCCTGCCCTACTGCCAAATACAAAATTGACCAAAGCACTATTTGCACAGGGAGCCAAACAACCATGACCAACCTAAGCTCGGGTAGCAGCAATACTTACTCGTGGAGAATAAACGGTATGGAGTTTTCTACTGCTACCAATGCCCAATACACCTTTAATACGACGGGTACTTATGCCCTTACTTTGTATGCCAAATCGGCGGTGAAAGCCTGTGACGACAGCAGTTCGCAAACAGTTACTGTGTTGGACGCACCTGCCAAGCCAACCATATCAGGACTTACAACCTTGTGCCAAAGTGGGGGAACTATAACCTTATTATCGAGTGCTACTAACAACCAATGGACGGATGGTAGCGGAGCAGACATTAATGGCGAAACCAACCCATCGTTTGTTGTATCGACAGCCGGCACTTATAGGGTGAAAGCTGTGAACGCCAATACCTGCTATACGATATCGGATGCAATTACTATTACCAGCGTACCTGGCAAACCAGTACCTAACTTTAGTGCTACTGCTACTGCTAACAATATTTCTATTTCAAATACTACGAGCAATGGTGATTGGTATGGCTGGTACATTTCGGATGTGGGAACTACCGCCAACTATAAACTTATCTCTAGCATAGCAAACCCCACTGCATATATGGTTACGCAAGGGGCAGGCACATATTCTTTAAAACTTGTTTGCTCAAATGGGTGCGGGTCCGACAGTATGGTAAAATCTGTAAGCACTACTTCCGGCATCAATGGTGCTGAACTGCAAGCTTCAATTGATGTATATCCTAACCCGGCCAATAATGTGCTGAATATTAAAACACAATTGGGCGAAAAAACAGTACTGACCCTGTGCGACATAACGGGCAAAATAGTAAGCACCAAAACTATTAACCCCAATACACAAGAAACAATGAATATTGAGAGCCTCGACAAAGGGGTATACATGCTCTATTTCCAAAGTGGCGACCGACGTATGGTTCAGAAACTTGTGAAAGAGTAA
- a CDS encoding acetyl-CoA C-acyltransferase, with product MQKEVYIIDAVRTPIGKYAGALANIRPDDLASDVIKALIKRNPNFDFAQTEDVIFGAANQAGEDNRNVARMALLLAGLPTHIGGVTVNRLCASGLQAIVDASRSIKSGDGDVYIAGGSESMTRAPFVMSKSDSAYGRNPEIYDTTMGWRFTNKTLSELYLPFTMGETAENVAKKYNISREEQDRFAFESQNKYQRAHEVGKFADEIEPILLPQKKGDPIIFSKDEHPRATSIEALAALKPAFAKDGSVTAGNSSGINDGAAALILVSGEYVKEHNLNPLARVVSTAVAGVDPSIMGMGPVPAVQKALKRAGLSVNDIGLVELNEAFASQSLACIKELGLDPSIVNVNGGAIALGHPLGCSGARISTTLIHEIKKCPNISYGLAAMCIGVGQGVAVVYERG from the coding sequence ATGCAAAAAGAAGTATATATAATTGATGCGGTTCGCACCCCGATTGGTAAGTATGCTGGTGCTTTAGCAAATATTCGTCCTGATGATTTGGCTTCAGATGTAATTAAAGCCCTTATCAAACGCAATCCCAATTTCGATTTTGCCCAAACAGAAGATGTGATATTTGGTGCTGCCAACCAAGCTGGTGAAGATAACCGTAATGTGGCTCGAATGGCTCTATTGCTTGCAGGCTTACCCACACATATAGGTGGGGTTACAGTAAACAGGTTATGTGCATCGGGATTACAAGCTATCGTAGATGCAAGCCGCTCTATTAAAAGTGGAGATGGGGATGTATATATTGCTGGTGGTAGCGAGAGCATGACCCGTGCCCCCTTTGTGATGTCTAAAAGTGATAGTGCTTATGGAAGAAATCCTGAGATATATGATACTACTATGGGATGGCGTTTCACAAACAAAACTTTGAGTGAATTATATCTTCCATTTACAATGGGCGAAACTGCGGAGAATGTTGCAAAAAAATATAATATTAGTCGTGAGGAACAAGACAGATTTGCATTTGAAAGCCAAAATAAATATCAGCGAGCACACGAGGTTGGTAAATTTGCCGATGAGATAGAACCTATACTATTGCCTCAAAAAAAGGGCGACCCTATTATTTTTAGCAAAGATGAGCATCCGCGTGCAACTAGTATAGAAGCACTAGCCGCACTGAAACCGGCATTTGCCAAAGACGGCAGCGTGACAGCAGGGAATTCATCAGGGATCAATGATGGAGCCGCAGCACTCATATTGGTATCCGGGGAATATGTGAAGGAGCATAACTTAAACCCCTTGGCTCGAGTAGTTTCAACTGCAGTTGCTGGGGTCGATCCCTCTATTATGGGCATGGGGCCAGTGCCTGCGGTGCAAAAGGCTTTGAAGCGTGCAGGGCTTTCAGTTAACGATATTGGCTTGGTTGAACTTAACGAAGCCTTTGCCTCGCAAAGTTTAGCCTGTATTAAAGAATTAGGGCTTGATCCATCAATCGTTAACGTAAATGGAGGGGCCATAGCTTTAGGCCATCCACTCGGTTGTAGTGGAGCAAGAATTTCGACCACACTTATCCACGAAATTAAAAAGTGTCCAAATATAAGTTACGGCCTTGCTGCAATGTGCATTGGAGTGGGTCAAGGTGTTGCTGTTGTTTATGAACGGGGGTAA